A window of Solanum stenotomum isolate F172 chromosome 3, ASM1918654v1, whole genome shotgun sequence contains these coding sequences:
- the LOC125860265 gene encoding thylakoid lumenal 17.4 kDa protein, chloroplastic produces the protein MASISIPLAYKSHSLRRSPIYRPSQLHSPIQIKCSASKDCSNSEESSTQFKQLRNVACGFLAVWALSSVSPVIAAGQRLPPLSTDPNRCERAFVGNTIGQANGVYDKPLDLRFCDYTNEKTNLKGKSLAAALMSDAKFDGADMTEVIMSKAYAVGASFKGTDFSNAVLDRVNFEKANLQGASFKNTVLSGSTFNDAQLDGVDFEDTIIGYIDLQKICTNKTITEEGRVNLGCR, from the exons ATGGCGTCAATATCGATTCCTTTAGCGTATAAATCTCATTCTCTCCGTCGTTCCCCAATTTATCGCCCTTCGCAACTTCACTCACCCATCCAAATCAAATGTTCAG CTTCCAAGGATTGTTCCAACAGTGAGGAAAGTTCAACTCAGTTTAAGCAACTTAGGAATGTTGCTTGTGGATTCCTTGCTGTTTGGGCACTTTCTTCTGTTTCTCCTGTTATTGCTGCTGGTCAG AGATTGCCTCCATTATCAACAGATCCAAATAGGTGTGAACGGGCCTTTGTTGGAAACACAATAGGTCAAGCCAATGGTGTTTATGATAAACCACTTGATCTGCGCTTTTGTGATTACACAAATGAGAAAACTAATCTTAAGGGGAAGTCACTTGCAGCAGCACTCATGTCTGATGCAAAATTTGATGGTGCAGACATGACTGAAGTGATCATGTCTAAGGCTTATGCTGTTGGTGCTAGTTTTAAGG GGACAGACTTTTCGAATGCTGTTCTCGATCGAGTGAACTTTGAGAAAGCCAACCTCCAGGGAGCTTCATTTAAGAACACTGTACTATCTGGATCTACCTTCAATGATGCGCAACTTGATGGTGTAGATTTTGAGGACACAATCATTGGATACATTGATCTACAGAAGATATGCACAAATAAAACTATTACCGAAGAAGGAAGAGTTAACTTGGGATGTCGATAA